In Sulfitobacter sp. OXR-159, one DNA window encodes the following:
- a CDS encoding CpsD/CapB family tyrosine-protein kinase — translation MKDLYASDALGADNSDVSAQFGGPGMRHSIRPRRTVIDHEDEFDGDLASEETLPTAAPAVSRYIGDDRAPRWQDLPIATPGPGGDMPLVDDHRNSAAARAFDLLRTRLRQTTLEHRWVNIAVTAPTSGCGNSFSATNLALSLSRVPGSRTVLMDMNMRSPGLARAFDMQAPGAMSDLLSGQADLGKGMLRVSDTLALGLNDQPEVNAAEILQDSATAETLLRLRASLQPEIVLYDMPPMLEHDDLSAFLPQLDGVLLISDGTQTMARHLRECERMLEGQVPLLGIVLNRARASSLPKYA, via the coding sequence ATGAAAGATCTCTACGCATCCGACGCCCTTGGCGCGGACAACAGCGATGTGTCGGCGCAGTTCGGCGGCCCGGGGATGCGGCACAGCATCCGCCCACGCCGCACCGTGATCGATCACGAGGATGAGTTTGACGGCGATCTTGCGTCTGAAGAGACGCTGCCCACCGCCGCTCCGGCCGTGTCGCGCTATATCGGCGACGACCGCGCGCCGCGTTGGCAAGACCTGCCCATCGCCACCCCCGGCCCCGGGGGGGACATGCCGCTGGTCGACGATCACCGCAACAGCGCCGCCGCGCGGGCCTTTGACCTGCTGCGCACGCGCCTGCGTCAAACCACTCTAGAGCACCGCTGGGTCAATATCGCCGTCACCGCCCCCACCTCGGGCTGCGGCAACAGCTTTTCGGCGACCAATCTGGCGCTGAGCCTGTCGCGTGTGCCGGGATCGCGCACCGTGTTGATGGACATGAACATGCGCAGCCCCGGTCTGGCCCGCGCTTTTGACATGCAAGCCCCCGGTGCGATGAGCGACCTGCTCAGCGGGCAGGCCGATCTTGGCAAAGGGATGCTGCGGGTCAGTGACACGCTGGCCCTCGGCCTAAATGACCAGCCCGAGGTGAACGCCGCCGAAATCCTCCAAGACAGCGCCACCGCCGAAACACTGCTGCGCCTGCGCGCCTCACTGCAGCCAGAAATCGTTCTCTACGATATGCCGCCGATGTTGGAGCATGACGATCTGTCGGCGTTCCTGCCGCAACTTGACGGTGTGTTGCTGATCTCGGACGGGACGCAAACCATGGCGCGTCATCTGCGCGAATGCGAACGCATGCTCGAAGGTCAGGTGCCGCTCTTGGGCATCGTGCTGAACCGTGCGCGCGCGTCCAGCCTGCCGAAATATGCCTGA
- a CDS encoding HTTM domain-containing protein, with protein MNAGVMLRDFVAWGPDATGPTRAVALLRIGLATMAIVRFGAEVAPFAAETFSELLLGLVFFIFAIAALLGVRARLSIGLLGLTIFLLYGMRQAGLGTAGWNHHHVYLLGISCIFLMFTDCGRSYSFDRWTAIQSGNRVLPEHGILWGQRLIALQMSALYFWTAVDKSDQAFISGQRLEQIFVWSYSGRTLEILLASPMLLALMSCAVLVVEYFLAYAILTRRHRATAIFIGLSMHSTFYLLLPVSTYSATMMLLYVALLDPQSVQKFTKRMQEP; from the coding sequence ATGAACGCTGGGGTGATGTTGCGCGACTTCGTCGCTTGGGGCCCTGACGCCACTGGTCCAACGCGGGCAGTTGCGCTTTTGCGAATTGGGCTGGCAACCATGGCAATTGTCCGCTTCGGTGCCGAAGTCGCACCCTTCGCGGCGGAAACATTCAGCGAACTTCTGCTGGGATTGGTCTTCTTTATCTTTGCAATCGCAGCCCTGCTGGGCGTCCGCGCCAGACTGTCAATCGGCCTGCTTGGGCTGACAATATTTCTTCTATACGGGATGAGACAAGCAGGCCTTGGTACCGCGGGTTGGAATCATCACCATGTCTATCTTCTTGGTATATCGTGTATTTTCCTCATGTTTACGGATTGCGGCCGGTCTTATTCCTTTGACCGATGGACGGCCATCCAAAGCGGAAATCGGGTTCTACCTGAACATGGCATCTTGTGGGGGCAGCGCCTGATCGCCCTGCAAATGTCGGCACTCTATTTCTGGACCGCGGTGGACAAATCAGACCAAGCCTTCATTTCAGGACAAAGGCTCGAACAGATTTTCGTTTGGAGCTATTCAGGTCGCACGCTTGAGATACTTCTCGCCTCTCCCATGCTCCTTGCGTTGATGTCCTGCGCCGTCTTAGTCGTAGAATATTTCCTCGCCTATGCGATCCTTACCCGGCGCCATCGCGCAACGGCCATTTTCATCGGGTTAAGCATGCATTCGACGTTCTACCTGTTGCTCCCCGTCAGCACCTATTCTGCGACGATGATGCTGCTATACGTTGCGTTGTTGGACCCGCAATCCGTCCAAAAGTTCACAAAAAGGATGCAAGAGCCATGA
- a CDS encoding DCC1-like thiol-disulfide oxidoreductase family protein encodes MTPLRIVYDGECPFCANYVALLQLREGHAVELINARTDRTRANCYGLDLNDGMIVDLDGEVFHGAKAVALLSRLSRRRGVLSSDRVAKAVYPVMRFGRAVTLKVLGRKPL; translated from the coding sequence ATGACGCCTCTGCGGATCGTCTACGATGGTGAATGTCCGTTTTGCGCAAACTATGTCGCGCTCCTTCAACTTCGGGAAGGCCATGCCGTTGAGCTGATCAATGCGCGCACCGATCGAACCAGGGCCAATTGTTATGGTCTGGATCTCAACGATGGGATGATCGTCGATCTTGACGGTGAGGTTTTCCATGGCGCGAAAGCTGTCGCCCTGCTCTCGCGTCTGTCGCGGCGGCGAGGGGTTTTAAGCTCGGACCGAGTGGCGAAGGCGGTCTACCCGGTGATGCGTTTTGGTCGGGCGGTAACACTCAAGGTTTTGGGCCGAAAACCTCTCTGA
- a CDS encoding sugar transferase — MEALAGPMLSRTQPAAAGAAALPAPRAVAAFRLRPTGLYGRYAKPIIDRLLILASLPIALPIIALCALALWIESGQPFYTQQRLGRGGKRFSILKLRTMVRDADAVLESYLAANPAMRAEWDEMQKLKDDPRITRVGAFLRATSLDELPQLWNVLKGDMSLIGPRPMMPDQLEMYGDAKAYFALRPGITGLWQVSARNNSRFTYRNEVDAAYRRNLSLPMDLTILFKTVGVVLRRTGC; from the coding sequence ATGGAAGCCCTCGCCGGCCCGATGTTGAGCCGCACGCAGCCTGCTGCTGCGGGTGCCGCCGCGCTGCCCGCGCCGCGCGCTGTGGCGGCCTTTCGTCTGCGTCCTACCGGCCTTTATGGGCGCTATGCGAAACCGATTATCGACCGGCTGCTGATCCTTGCCTCCCTGCCCATCGCGCTGCCGATCATCGCCCTTTGCGCGCTGGCGCTTTGGATTGAAAGCGGGCAGCCCTTCTATACCCAGCAGCGTCTTGGGCGGGGGGGCAAACGCTTCTCTATCCTGAAACTGCGCACCATGGTCCGCGATGCCGATGCCGTGCTGGAAAGCTACCTTGCCGCGAACCCGGCGATGCGGGCCGAATGGGACGAGATGCAAAAGCTGAAGGACGATCCGCGCATCACTCGGGTTGGCGCCTTCCTGCGGGCAACTTCGCTGGATGAGCTGCCGCAGCTTTGGAACGTCTTGAAAGGCGACATGAGCCTGATCGGCCCACGTCCGATGATGCCCGACCAGCTTGAGATGTACGGCGATGCAAAAGCCTATTTCGCCCTGCGTCCCGGCATCACCGGGTTGTGGCAGGTCTCGGCGCGCAACAACAGCCGCTTTACCTACCGCAATGAGGTCGACGCCGCCTATCGCCGCAATCTGTCGCTGCCGATGGACCTGACCATTCTGTTCAAAACCGTCGGCGTCGTCTTGCGCCGGACCGGGTGCTGA